In the Sorghum bicolor cultivar BTx623 chromosome 4, Sorghum_bicolor_NCBIv3, whole genome shotgun sequence genome, TCACTTCCATcgtacaagaattaacaatgcttCTATTAGGACTTGATACGTCAAGGTTGGAGCTCACTTTTGTCTGTACTGCTACTTCTGTCAGATCATTATCCAATGTGCAGCATTTCGTGGTAATGAGGCTAATAGAAAATAGTGGAATTCAAACAGTAAATATGACAATAGATGGTGGTTCGATTGGATAGGATTAAATGGAAATGACCTGCTAACTTCTTTCCGTCATGTAAATTTATCTACATTACCTTGCTGAATAAAAGCGGGAATGCATTGGCATAAGAATTGACAACTTGTACAAATCAGAAAAAACAGACACATTGGCACCTTTTTTATCCAATGAAAAAAATgcaaatctatatttaattctaCTACTAGGATGCAAATCTTATTGGTTTTAACTGACTAGAGCACTTTTCTAAATTGTAGACCTTAAAGCTTAGTTGAGGTTTACAAAAAGCTTGAATTGCAACAAAGATTAACAGTAAAGCTGGAATTCTGTTGGTTAGTCAGATTTCCGTTTAATCTACTGATGTATTTATTCATTTTTTGTAGTTTTTGAATATTTAACATTAAATTATATTTTTGTTAGTTACTGAACCGAATGATCATTGCATTCTGGAAAAATTGTAACAACTCAAGTTTGTGCataaataaaagtataaaaaagGGGACTTGTAGAGATTTATGTAGAGAGTGAGCTCAACTTTTTTTGGGGGGGAGGGGGGAAGAGTGAGCTTAATTTTAATGCTGTTATTTTTTGTTGCTGTAGATTTCCATTTCCGAAAATCAAGATCCACGTCAAGTTGATGCAGAGATCGAATCTGCTACTGTTAATTATGCTCTATACGATGGCTTCTTTGGTAAATCCCCAGTGTCCCCTTCTTTGAGATCATCTACAGCCCGATTGCTGGAAGCGCTTCTGCAGTGACAACTCAATCGTGGTCccatcattttttttttgagaaacttTCCATCAGTGATTGCTAGGAGTGGTTATTTCCCTACGGATTGCTTTACATTTCCATCATTCAACTTGCCTAGCCCAACTTGCTCCGTGGAAATGGATTTTTCAGGGGCAGTAGAAACTATTAACTGCCCTTGGAAATTGATTTTCAGGGGTGGTTATTGTTGTGAACCACACCTAGAAAATGTTTCACATTTTTGAAAGTTTCATGGCAATTTTGAAAGATTTCATCCTGCCAATTTCATCAAATTGAATCCATGCCACATGTATGATACCAATATAGTATAAACTTAGTGACATACTGTATATTTAGTAATTTAGTCGGAATCATCACGATTATTTCATGTACATCAACATCTATCATTTCAATTAATGAACATATATATGCACCACATTGTACATCAATTTTAATGAACATTTGTCACTGTAACTTCTCCCGCTCACAAAGAAGTTGCAGTCTCGGCTCTTTCCATAGAAGAAAATGCAATTGCAATGAATAAGACGTAGGATGTACTGGCGATGCCTAGAATGTCGCCCCGGCCGTTAAGGTGCCAAAGCCTGTTGGGATCGCAAGATTGCAGTAAAAACACGAAAAAGGCAACGGTAAAATAAAGATGGTTGGAAAGAACTGCTTCTGTTTTGGTCggcttaatatatatatatatatatatatatatatatatatatatatatatatatatatatatatatatatatttgtaattTGCTTGGCCGTCCGCTAATTGTAACTTGAATTCTTATTGTTGGTACCATAGATCTGCTTTAGTACTGCATATACATCTTTAGATAAAAATAGGATTAAAGGATCAAGGTTCTCCTAGTGTCCCATCAATTTACATTTTACCTATATTTAGGGCTTATTTGGATAGAGTTGACCTTTTTGGGCTAATTTCGAAGCAACGCTGAGATAGAAAACCCCTCTACGAACTCATGAATTTCTCACCCTAGAAAAAGTCAGGGATCCTACGAGTTTCCAAATTAGCCCTTATAGTCTCTAAAGACCCAAATAGGGTGACTAAACCAATTAATCCATTAGTCTCTTGGGGTGACTAAAGAGGACTAAACGGCAAAAAAGACACTCCTCACCCCTTTCGAACCCTGTCATTCCTAAACCCTGCCCACTTGCCGCCGCCTACGAAGCACTCCTCTCCTTTCACTTTAATTTCTCATGCACTTCTACACTCCCCACTGCTGCACCTGCTCCTCCCGAGATTGTCACATCTCATCTCTCACCGGCACCATCCACCATGGATGGGCACCGGGACGACTTTAGGGACTTCTTCTCTCAGGCGAATGCTTCCCTAGTCGCCCCCTGCTTCTTTGCTTCTCCGGCTATCCCCAGCACCACGACtttggcctttttctcctatgcATCGTCATATCGTCCAACGGCCTTCGGCCTCTCTGCTCCTCGGATGCGCATGGAGAATCTGGACCTCAACTCCTAGGCCGAGGTCTTCTCCAGCCTTGACACGTACCAGGAGATCCTAAAACTATGTTCCATTGTATGAAGCAGCGACTTCTCAAGGAAATGGAGCTAATATACGTCAAGGTGATGAAGATCAAAACATGAATCGATTTTGAGATTGGATGGCTGATGGTTTGTTTAATAGGTCATAACTGTGAAGCTgaaatggtttgtaataatggaCATTTTGTAATGTATGAATATTTTTGTAATCATGAGGACTAACCAAGCAGCGCGGCAAGGCAAAGCGGCCATGATAGCGCAGGAGCACGGATAGGGGATGCCGAATAAATAAAGATTGTGTGCATTAATTAGAGGCATTTTGGTCTTTGTAATGGCcattagactatctccaacaagccATGCATACCGCTACCCAAACCTATTTTGAGTCATGCATAGTGAAAAAACGCCATCCGACAAAAGAAGCAaagggagcaactattttgggtAGGAGAGAGGCAACCTAGATATGtgtctgtctctctctctctcttcaactCAAATGCTTGCATCGTCAACATGGTGAGCCCGTAGGAGGTGGTGAGAAGTGACTGGCGCAGCGAGGTGGGTTCATGGCTAGTGCAGCTAGGCAGGACcgcgggagggggaggggggaaCCGCTGACGCGGCAAGGCTGGTTCCTGGCAAGGAGCACGTGGCGACCGCTAGGCGGCGACTGCGACGCCTCCTCCTCGTATGAGACCTCACCGGTTTGCACGAAGTGCTCAAAGGCATGGAAGATGTTGTTGTCCATGATCTCTCAGAGTACGCTGGTCTGGGCAGGTGTAGGCGCGGTATGCAACGCTGGTGGGGAGAGGCCTTGGCCTAGGCGGTCGAGCGTCGTGGCATGGAGGCCACGGGAGGAGAGCGACGAGGACTAGGACCCCACGGCAAGGCACAGGAGGACGAGGAAGTAGTGCACGGGAAAGGAGTCGCTGTCGGCAGCGAAGGGCCGAGAGATCATGACGAAGAGACCGGGGGCAGAATTAAGATTTAGGACGCGGCGGTGGCGAGGTAGAACCAGAAGGGGAGCGCTGAGGCGATGGAGAGGGGCTGGGGcggcggtggaggaggaggagacgatgatCGTCGGAGAGGAGCGCCTTCGTTGGGCACCGCGTCGGTTATGGGGGACCTGCCACCGGGGCTTGGTGGGTTTCATTTTTTGCATCCTCTGTTGGGAAAGTGAAATTTTGGGTGCTCGACCTTTTTATTGTGTAGGACCCAAAACATCAAATACATCTCACATTTAGGTAAGGGCTGTTGGAGACCGTCTTAGTCCCTCTATCAAAGGGGCTATACACTCTAGTCTAGAGACTAAAGGATCTAAACACGCCCTTACATATTCAGCTTTCCGTTGTTGGCCGTCACTATGAAGATCCTAGAAAATGAAAATGAGTAGGAAGGACGTCATGCTACTTGTAGCACCGTAGAGAAGACGTTGTAACGGCACACCGGGCATGTCGAGTGGTCTCGCAGCCACAAGTCAATGCACTGCTGGTGGAACATGTGCAGGCACCCCGGCAGCCGCTTCACCATTTCCCCCTTCTCCACCTCGCCTAGACACACCGCGCACTCCGACGGGCTGTCGTCCGGCCGCTTCAtcacgtcctcctcctcctgctcgtaCGCCGGGATGTCGTCCACGGCGACCACCCGCGCCCCACCCCGCACCGGCGGCTCCCGCGCAAGCACATACATGGCAGCATGGCCTTCTTCTCGTCCTCTCGCACCACGAACCGTGGCAAAGAACtagaggcagcagcagcagcagcagcagcagaagcgccgccgccgccgccgctgctagtCCGGTGCCGCAGCCGGGCTCCCGCCGTGCGCGCGCACCGGCACGGCAGGCGGAGCAGCCAGGCGAGGCCCCGCTGAGGCGAGCACAGGAGCCGCCCCAGCGCGGACCACGGGAAGAGCGCGCCGCAGAAGGCAGGGTAGACGCAGGCGCTGATGCTGACCCAGACGACGAGGAAGACGGAGAGCGCGGCCATGTCGCTCGTGTTGTGGGGCTTCCGCGCGCGCCCGACGAGCGCGTTGATGAGGAGGCCCGTGCCGCCGATGCACACCGCGTTGGCGATGGCCAGCCCGAACAAGCGGACGAAGCAATCCATGGCTGTAGTACGTGTAGCTGTACACACCACGAGGATGCTGAAGCTCAACTGCACTAGAGCGTGTGACTGACGCGTGACATGATGATGATAATAAAGAGAGGTGAGCTCAAAGTATCTTCCGGGAATTTCCGAGTAATATCTAATTAATTATCTTGGACTCtacgatagagtct is a window encoding:
- the LOC8078327 gene encoding uncharacterized protein LOC8078327, producing MDCFVRLFGLAIANAVCIGGTGLLINALVGRARKPHNTSDMAALSVFLVVWVSISACVYPAFCGALFPWSALGRLLCSPQRGLAWLLRLPCRCARTAGARLRHRTSSGGGGGASAAAAAAAASSSLPRFVVREDEKKAMLPCMCLRGSRRCGVGRGWSPWTTSRRTSRRRRT